In one Candidatus Polarisedimenticolaceae bacterium genomic region, the following are encoded:
- a CDS encoding VOC family protein, whose translation MTMTRLTPMLPVRHLPASVEFYRKLGFTVERRDDRQGWAMLALDDCRLMIDQSINVRPDGPRQSVIYLYPDDVAAYHRFVRANGVEVPDLEVTFYGMTEFRIEDPDGNRLWIGQQTARETR comes from the coding sequence ATGACGATGACGCGGCTCACTCCGATGCTCCCGGTGAGGCACCTGCCGGCGAGCGTCGAGTTCTATCGGAAGCTGGGATTCACCGTCGAGCGGCGGGACGATCGGCAGGGCTGGGCGATGCTCGCTCTCGACGATTGCCGTCTGATGATCGACCAGTCGATCAACGTGCGACCGGACGGACCGCGGCAATCGGTGATCTACCTGTACCCCGACGACGTCGCCGCTTACCACCGGTTCGTCCGGGCGAACGGCGTCGAGGTTCCCGACCTGGAAGTCACCTTCTACGGCATGACCGAATTCCGGATCGAGGATCCGGACGGGAATCGGCTGTGGATCGGGCAGCAAACGGCGAGGGAAACCCGATGA
- a CDS encoding SIMPL domain-containing protein (The SIMPL domain is named for its presence in mouse protein SIMPL (signalling molecule that associates with mouse pelle-like kinase). Bacterial member BP26, from Brucella, was shown to assemble into a channel-like structure, while YggE from E. coli has been associated with resistance to oxidative stress.) has protein sequence MRRLLWCRIVLVAAVASGSGAWAEPGRIVAPGIAVADVAPDSLTVDLEFETASETLEQGAAKARAVAADLQSIAPPLEGVKLSVERDLTFMQQKKWTIATKQQFKFRLQADGVPEGQAETCMVALVQSALAKVPALTVTGFEARLSEIRTKQLHAVLLKQAIADAREFAAIAAAEANLDVRSVRLLRVGRPGSESRPYDLEETVTVSAEPYGYRRRGFIVSDELASTIRVSVRVVVEYECEPR, from the coding sequence ATGAGAAGGCTGCTGTGGTGCAGGATCGTGCTGGTCGCTGCCGTGGCGTCCGGGAGTGGGGCTTGGGCCGAGCCAGGACGGATCGTGGCGCCGGGAATCGCGGTCGCCGACGTGGCCCCGGACTCCCTGACCGTGGACCTCGAGTTCGAGACCGCGAGCGAGACCCTCGAGCAGGGGGCTGCGAAGGCTCGCGCCGTCGCCGCCGACCTGCAGTCGATCGCGCCGCCCCTCGAGGGCGTGAAGCTCTCCGTCGAGCGCGACCTGACGTTCATGCAGCAGAAGAAGTGGACGATCGCCACCAAGCAGCAGTTCAAGTTCCGGCTCCAGGCCGACGGGGTCCCCGAGGGCCAGGCCGAGACGTGCATGGTCGCGCTCGTGCAGTCGGCCTTGGCGAAGGTCCCGGCCCTGACGGTGACGGGATTCGAGGCACGGCTCTCGGAGATCCGGACGAAGCAGTTGCACGCCGTCCTGCTCAAGCAGGCGATCGCCGACGCTCGTGAGTTCGCGGCCATCGCTGCGGCGGAGGCCAATCTCGACGTGCGGTCGGTGCGTTTACTGCGGGTCGGGCGGCCGGGTTCCGAATCGCGGCCGTACGACCTGGAGGAGACGGTCACCGTTTCGGCCGAGCCGTATGGATACCGCCGCCGCGGGTTCATCGTGAGCGATGAGCTCGCCTCGACGATCCGCGTATCGGTCCGCGTCGTCGTCGAGTACGAGTGTGAGCCGCGGTAG
- a CDS encoding carboxymuconolactone decarboxylase family protein: MADKSGLVSEAFQVFLKESPGHAQAWMGAVRGLSEASALDAKTQALAYLAVLAALRLESGVPFHVAHARELGASRDEVISAILVGLPAAGHVVTQALPAALRAYDQA; this comes from the coding sequence ATGGCCGACAAATCCGGACTCGTCAGCGAGGCGTTCCAGGTGTTCCTGAAGGAAAGCCCGGGACACGCCCAGGCCTGGATGGGTGCGGTTCGGGGGTTGAGCGAAGCGAGCGCGCTCGACGCGAAGACGCAGGCGCTCGCCTACCTCGCCGTGCTCGCCGCGCTTCGCCTGGAGAGCGGCGTTCCGTTCCACGTCGCGCACGCCAGGGAGCTCGGCGCCTCCCGCGACGAGGTGATCAGCGCGATCCTGGTGGGGCTTCCGGCCGCAGGACACGTCGTGACGCAGGCGCTCCCCGCGGCGCTACGCGCCTACGACC